The window GCCGGCTCGCGAATCGCCGGCCTCCAGGGCGCGGCGATGGGTGTTCAGTCCCCGGTATTTCGGCAGGAGCGAGGGATGAATGTTGACGAGGCGATCACTGAGCGGGTCGACGACGAGGTGCGTGAGGATACGCATGAAGCCGGCCAGGACCACGAGATCCGGTGCGAAGGAACGGATCCGTGCGATCAACTCCCGGTCGAACGCCTCCCGGTTCGGGAATCGCCTGTGATCCAGGACCTCCGCGTGGATCCCGGTATTGGCCGCCCGCTCCAGGCCGAAGGCCCCGGTTTCGTTGCTGATGACCGCGACGATACGGCCGTCGATCCGGCCACGGTCCACCGCATCGATGATGGCCTGCAGGTTGCTTCCGCTACCCGAGATCAGCGCGACGATGTTGCAGGGTACTTTCATTCCCGGTCCGTCGATCAGCCGAAGCGACGGCCTCCGCACGCGGTCAGGACGGGGGGCATGCACAAACGCAGACCGTTGCGCGGCTCATTCATACCGTACCCGGGAGGGACCGTCTCGCGGTGTCACCCTGCCGAGGATCCACGAGTCGATGCCGCAATCCTCCACCCGGGTGCGGACCCTGTCGATCGCCTCTCCGGAAACGACCGCGATCATTCCGATCCCGCAGTTGAATGTCTTCAGCATTTCCATCTCATCGATCCTTCCCGTTCGCCGGATCCAGTCGAACACCTCCGGTCGGGGCCAGCGCTTCGTGTCGACGACCGCCTCGTGCCCCGGCGGCAGCACCCTCGGGAGGTTTTCGGTAATGCCGCCGCCGGTGATATGCGCGAGCGCGTGCAACCCGGCCTCCCCGACCAGGGGGAGCAGGGCGTCGACGTAGATGCGGGTGGGCCGCATCAGGGCTTCGCCCAGCGTAGCGTCACCCAGTGTCGTGGACGGGTCGGTGCCACGCGTCTCGAGGATCCTGCGGATCAGGGAGTAGCCGTTCGAATGGGGCCCGCTGGACGCGAGACCGACGAGTACGTCCCCCGCACCGACCCGCGAGCCGTCGATCAGGCGGTCGCGCTCCACGATCCCCACGCAGAAACCAGCGAGATCGTAGTCGCCGCTGGCGTACATCCCCGGCATCTCCGCGCTTTCGCCGCCGATCAGGGCGCACCCGGCCTGACGGCACCCCTCGGCGATGCCCTCGATCACCGTTGCGGCGGTCTCCAAGTCCAGACTCCCGGTTGCATAGTAGTCCAGGAAAAACAGGGGTTCGGCGCCCTGCACCAGGATGTCGTTGACACACATGGCGACCAGATCGATGCCGACGCCGTTGTGCAGGCCCAGTGCGGCGGCGAGCTTCAGCTTGGTGCCGACCCCATCGGTTCCCGAGACGAGGACGGGGTTGGCGTATCGTCCCTGCGGCAAGGCGAACAGCCCGCCGAACCCGCCGATACCGCCGAGTACCTCTGGGCGTCGTGTGCTTTCCACGGCCGAACGTATCCTCTGCACCAGGCGGTTGCCGGCGTCGATGTCGACCCCTGCGGCGCGGTAGTCGAGCGAGGGCGAGTCTTGTTGGTTTGAACGTTCTGACATGGTCGGACGCGTTGGGAAGAGCGCGAATGGTAGCCACAGCCCGGGTGGGAGTAAACCGCTGCCGGCGTTCCCGTCCTTTTAGTGGGGCTGGCCAACCCTGCTGAGTCGCGGACTTATGTGGTATGTTACTCGCCGATTCCGGCGCGGTCCCGGACTTCAGTTCCACCGGCTCGACACGCCCCGACAGCGACAGGAATGACCGACAAACCGACAACGAGATTCGCTGCGCGACCAGGCGGGATTTACCGGCTGCGCGCCTTGCTGCTCGTCTGCCTGCTTTGTGCCGCCTCCGCACACGGTGTTCCGCTCGATACGCTCTATGACGCCGAGGCGCCCGTCGCGACCGGCGAGGAGCCGGACCGCAACAAGGGGTTTCGTGATGCGCTCGCCGAGGTGCTGGTCCGACTGACCGGGAAGACGGACGCCGCGCGCAGACCCGAATCGCAGGAGATACTGGGACGCGCGGGTGACTTCGTCGAGCAGTTTCGCTACAGGGACAGTGGGTTGGAGGAACCGGCCTACCTGATCTGGGTACGGTTCGATGGTCCCGCGCTCGAGGAGGCCGTGAGTCAGGCCGGTTTGCCGGTGTGGCGTAGCGAGCGGCCCGCGGTGCTCGTGTGGCTGGCGGTTGCCGGCGGTGTCGGTGACCGGCGTCTTCTCGGGGAGAGTGACGCCGAGCCCGCGACCCGTACCCTGAAGGACGCGGCGACACGCCGCGGCGTACCCGTGGTGTTGCCGCTACTCGACCTGGAGGACAGGAAACACGTCGGGGTCGCCGATGTCGCCGGTGGTTTCGACGACAACGTACGTCACGCGTCGGTGCGTTACGGTCCCGATGCCGTGTGGATTGGGCACGCGCGCGGAGGCCGCGACGGCTACTGGAAGGTCGACTGGCGGCTCTACCTCGGCAGCGAGGTCCTGGATTGGCGTTCCGAGGGCACGAGCCTTCAGGGGGCGGTCGAGCAGGGGGTCGAGGGACTGGCCGACAGGCTCGGCGCGAGGCTTGCCGTCCTTGACCGCTCGCAGAGTCCCGATCGCGTCATTCTCGAGGTCGATGGGGTCGCCAGTATGCGGGACTACGCCCGCCTGCAGCGCTACCTCTCTGGGGTCGGGCGGGTAAGCGTGTTTCGACCCTGGCGCGTCGAACCGGGCCATGCCGCCTGGCTGCTGCAGCTGCGAGGCAACCCGGACGATCTCGTCAGCGAGATTTCGCTCGGTACCACGCTCACCGAGGTTCCTCCGGAGGAGGCGGGGACAGGGACCGTGAACGTACCGGTATTCGCCCGGTACGGCGAGTCCCCGCCAGCCGATCGGGCCGGCGCGACGGGGCCGGTCGAGAGCGATGCGGGTGTTGGAGAAATAAGCGGCGGAACGATTGGCGAAGCACCCGTCGCTCAGGGTATACCTGACACAATACAGGCGCTGCCGGTACCCGGTGAGCCCGGTGCGGTATCACGGATCGGGGGGACTGCCGATACCGGTCTGGTGCCCGATGTCGCCTATGAGGAACTTCGTGTCCTGCATTATCGGCTGATGCGTTAGAGGGAAACCCTGGACATATGAGCGAGACGGATGCGGCGCAAGGCGCACGGCGCACGGCCACCAGGAAACAGAAGCTGGATGGGAGAGGGAACGAGCGCGCAACGCAGCGATGCGCCGTCGCAGCCGGACGTTCGGGGTTTCGGCTGCGTACGAGGTCCGAATGAACGTACGGCAGATCCCGAACGTCATTACGGTGGTTCGAATTGCCCTGGTTCCCGTGCTCGCCTGGATGCTGCTCGACCAGCGTTTCGTCCTTGCCCTGATACTAGCGGCGTTCATGGGGGCCAGCGACGGTCTGGACGGATTTCTGGCGAAGTTCTATGGCTGGCAGACCCGCCTGGGTTCCTTCCTGGACCCGTTGGCGGACAAGATCATGCTGGCGGCGACCTATCTCTGTCTGGGATGGCTCGAGTTGCTGCCGTACTGGCTGGTCGCGCTGGTCATCTTGCGTGATCTGATCATCCTGGCGGGCGCCGCCACATACCACGCGATCACGCACAAGCTGGAGATGCAGCCCAGCTACATCAGCAAGCTCAATACCGTCGTGCAGATTCTACTCGCGCTGATCGTGGTGCTGGACCAGATCGTGTCGTTACCCGAGAGCCTCTTGACGGTCCTGATCGGCGTTACGGTGGTGACCACCGCGGCCAGTGGGGCCGATTACGTCGTGCGGTGGACGAACCGCGTTCGCTGTCAGGGCGGGAGTTGCACCTGACGATGCGCCCGCAGACCCCCTCGATGCAACAACTGCCACTCGCCGTCGGACTCCACCCCTCGGCCACGTTCGACGTCTACCATCCCGGGGAGAACGCCGCACCGGTGGCCCATCTGATGGACCTCGCACGAGGGGGCGATCGTCGCGGGGAACCCGAACCCGCCCAGGTCTACCTGTGGGGGCCGGAGGGGACAGGAAAGACGCATCTCCTTCAGGCCTGCTGCCATCTGGGCGGGTCCGACGGACGTCGCGTCGCGTATCTCTCCATGGACGCCCTCGGGGAACGCGCCGGGGAGGCGATGGCAGGACTGGAGAGCCTGTCGATGGTCTGCGTGGACGACCTGGATGGTGTCGCCGGGCGGCGCGAGCGCGAAACGGCGGTATTCGCACTGATCAACGCCTGCCGATCCAGCGGTACGACGCTCGTCTTCGGGGCCGATCGTAGCCCCTCCGGGCTCGGCATCGGTCTGCCCGACCTCGCCTCGCGGCTGGTCTGGGGTGCCGTATACCGTATCCAGCCGCTGGACGACGACGCCAAGCTGGTCGCGCTCGGTAATCATGCGCGCCAACGAGGATTCGCCCTGAGCGCGGACGTCGGAGGCTACCTGCTCAACCACTGCTCCCGGGACATGGTCGGCCTGATGTGCCTGATCGACCGCCTCGATCGCGGATCGCTCGTTGCCAAGCGACGGATCACGATTCCGTTCATCAAATCGACTCTCGAATAGGGACTCGCGACCCCTTGCGCCTCAAGTCCCGGCGTCGTTCCTCAGTCCGGATTCGGGTGTGATTCGTTCCAGCCCGGAGAGGGCCTCCATCTGTTGCCAGCGGTTGATGATGTTGCAAAAAAGGTCAGCGGTTTTCTCGGCGTCATAGACGGCCGAATGGGCCTCGTTGGTGTCGAAGGGGATATTGGCGGCGTCGAGGATTCTGGACAGTACCGTCTGCCCGTGCGCCATGGCGCCGAGTGTCACCGTGTCAAGACTGCTGAAGGGGTGAAAGGGGTTGCGCTTGATCTCGTTGCGTGCCACGGCGGCATTGACAAACCCCAGGTCGAACGCCGCGTTGTGGCCCACCAGGATGGCACGGTTACAGTGGTTCGCCTTGATCGCTTTGCGTACCTTCCCGAACAC is drawn from Gammaproteobacteria bacterium and contains these coding sequences:
- the rnt gene encoding ribonuclease T; the encoded protein is MSESSVAHPIGGRFRGFLPVVVDVETGGFNAATDALLEIAAVFVQMDDRGFFSRGETVSTHVQPFREANIEAASLEVNGIDPWHPLRIALLERDALGFVFGKVRKAIKANHCNRAILVGHNAAFDLGFVNAAVARNEIKRNPFHPFSSLDTVTLGAMAHGQTVLSRILDAANIPFDTNEAHSAVYDAEKTADLFCNIINRWQQMEALSGLERITPESGLRNDAGT
- the hda gene encoding DnaA regulatory inactivator Hda, with the protein product MQQLPLAVGLHPSATFDVYHPGENAAPVAHLMDLARGGDRRGEPEPAQVYLWGPEGTGKTHLLQACCHLGGSDGRRVAYLSMDALGERAGEAMAGLESLSMVCVDDLDGVAGRRERETAVFALINACRSSGTTLVFGADRSPSGLGIGLPDLASRLVWGAVYRIQPLDDDAKLVALGNHARQRGFALSADVGGYLLNHCSRDMVGLMCLIDRLDRGSLVAKRRITIPFIKSTLE
- the purN gene encoding phosphoribosylglycinamide formyltransferase, with amino-acid sequence MKVPCNIVALISGSGSNLQAIIDAVDRGRIDGRIVAVISNETGAFGLERAANTGIHAEVLDHRRFPNREAFDRELIARIRSFAPDLVVLAGFMRILTHLVVDPLSDRLVNIHPSLLPKYRGLNTHRRALEAGDSRAGCSVHFATMELDGGPVILQAAVPVHRGDDPDSLAARVLEKEHVIYPLVVKWFCEGRLKLRGDKVHMDGMTLDSPLQLDSLDETELAGFGVGQAANE
- a CDS encoding CDP-alcohol phosphatidyltransferase family protein produces the protein MNVRQIPNVITVVRIALVPVLAWMLLDQRFVLALILAAFMGASDGLDGFLAKFYGWQTRLGSFLDPLADKIMLAATYLCLGWLELLPYWLVALVILRDLIILAGAATYHAITHKLEMQPSYISKLNTVVQILLALIVVLDQIVSLPESLLTVLIGVTVVTTAASGADYVVRWTNRVRCQGGSCT
- a CDS encoding DUF2066 domain-containing protein, which produces MTDKPTTRFAARPGGIYRLRALLLVCLLCAASAHGVPLDTLYDAEAPVATGEEPDRNKGFRDALAEVLVRLTGKTDAARRPESQEILGRAGDFVEQFRYRDSGLEEPAYLIWVRFDGPALEEAVSQAGLPVWRSERPAVLVWLAVAGGVGDRRLLGESDAEPATRTLKDAATRRGVPVVLPLLDLEDRKHVGVADVAGGFDDNVRHASVRYGPDAVWIGHARGGRDGYWKVDWRLYLGSEVLDWRSEGTSLQGAVEQGVEGLADRLGARLAVLDRSQSPDRVILEVDGVASMRDYARLQRYLSGVGRVSVFRPWRVEPGHAAWLLQLRGNPDDLVSEISLGTTLTEVPPEEAGTGTVNVPVFARYGESPPADRAGATGPVESDAGVGEISGGTIGEAPVAQGIPDTIQALPVPGEPGAVSRIGGTADTGLVPDVAYEELRVLHYRLMR
- the purM gene encoding phosphoribosylformylglycinamidine cyclo-ligase — encoded protein: MSERSNQQDSPSLDYRAAGVDIDAGNRLVQRIRSAVESTRRPEVLGGIGGFGGLFALPQGRYANPVLVSGTDGVGTKLKLAAALGLHNGVGIDLVAMCVNDILVQGAEPLFFLDYYATGSLDLETAATVIEGIAEGCRQAGCALIGGESAEMPGMYASGDYDLAGFCVGIVERDRLIDGSRVGAGDVLVGLASSGPHSNGYSLIRRILETRGTDPSTTLGDATLGEALMRPTRIYVDALLPLVGEAGLHALAHITGGGITENLPRVLPPGHEAVVDTKRWPRPEVFDWIRRTGRIDEMEMLKTFNCGIGMIAVVSGEAIDRVRTRVEDCGIDSWILGRVTPRDGPSRVRYE